The following nucleotide sequence is from Candidatus Polarisedimenticolaceae bacterium.
TGGGCATCCACCTCGTCGCGGCGATCGGCGGCGGGGACATGCCCGTCGTCGTCTCGATGCTCAACAGCTACTCGGGATGGGCCGCGGCCGCCGCGGGGTTCATGCTCTCGAACGACCTGCTCATCGTGACCGGCGCCCTCGTCGGCGCGTCCGGCGCGATCCTGAGCTACATCATGTGCGAGGCGATGAACCGCTCCATCTGGAACGTCATCTTCGGTGGCTTCGGGACCGAAGGCGGGAAGCCCGCGGTCGCGGCGGCCGGGACCGGCGGTCCCGTCCGCGAGACGAACGTCGGCGAGGTCGGAGGCCTCCTCACCGGCGCGAAGAAGGTCATCTTCGTCCCCGGCTACGGCATGGCGGTCGCCCAGGCCCAGCACGTGGTGAAGGAGATCACCGAGCAGCTCGGCAAGAAGGGGGTCGAGGTCCGCTACGCGATCCACCCCGTCGCCGGGCGCCTTCCGGGGCACATGAACGTCCTGCTCGCCGAGGCGGGAGTCTCCTACGAGATCGTCAAGGAGATGGACGAGATCAACGAGGACTTCCCCAAGACCGACGTGGCGGTGATCATCGGCGCCAACGACATCGTCAACCCCTCCGCCCTCGACGACCCGGGAAGCCCGATCTACGGGATGCCCGTCCTCGAGGTCTGGAAGGCCGGCAAGGTCGTCATGCTCAAGCGCTCGATGAACGCCGGGTACGCCGGCGTGGACAACCCCCTCTGCTACCGCGAGAACACGCTGATGCTCTTCGGCGACGCGAAGCAGAGCGTGTCGAAGCTGCTGGCGTCGGTGCAGGCGGAGGGGTGAGCGGCAGGCCGGGGCCCGAGGCGGTCGCGGAGGTAAGGCGCCGGCTCGAGGCGATCGAGCGCGAGGAGGGAGTCGTGGTCCTCCTCGCCGTGGAGTCGGGAAGTCGCGCCTGGGGATTCGCCTCGGACGACAGCGACTACGACACCCGGTTTCTCTACGTCCGCCCTCCCGACTGGTACCTCACCGTCGACCTCGAGCGTCGTCGGGACGTTCTCGAGCGCCCGATCGTCGACGACTACGACGTCAACGGATGGGACCTGCGCAAGGCGTTGCGCCTCTTCCGCAAGTCGAACCCGCCGCTTCTCGAGTGGCTCCAGTGCCCGATCGTGTACGCGGAGCGTTTCTCCGTCGCGCAACGCCTGCGCGCGATGATCCCCACGCACTTCGACCCGCGCGCCGGGTTCCACCATTACCTCCACATGGCGCGCGGGAACTTCCGCGAGTACCTGCGAGGGGACGAGGTCTGGCGCAAGAAGTACTTCTACGTGCTCCGACCGCTGCTCGCGATCCGGTGGATCGAGGCGGGCTCGGGGGCGCCCCCCATCGAATTCGAGCGCCTGGTCGACGCAACCGTCGAGGACCCGGCGCTCCGCCGTGCGATCGACGCGCTGATCGCGGAGAAGCGCGCGGGCGCAGAGCTCGCGCGCGCGCCGCGCGTCGAGGCCATCAGCGCGTTCGTCGAGGCGGAGCTCGGGCGGCACGAGGCCACCGAGGCACCGAGACCGGAGGTGGCGCCTCCGATCGAGGAGCTGAACGTTCTCTTCCGCGAGACTCTTCGAGAGGTTTGGGGCTGACTCTTCCCGAGAGGTTGCATCCATGCAACCTCGTTCGGTCGATGCTCCCTTGCAGGTCGATCACCGTCGCCGTACGCTCCCTCCGGTCCCGGAGACCGGTTCATGCGACGAGACGGCCGCCATACTTCCCCTCCAGCGACAGCGAAGCCGGATTCGGCTCGCCCGAGTCGCGAGGTATTGGACATGCTGCAACGGGCTCGAGCCGAGTCCGAAGGCAAGCGGACGTACTCGCTCGATGAGGTCTTCGACGTCACCAACCGCCTCCTCAGGCGGAAAGGTGCTTGAAGGTTCGATTCACCGGAATCGCCCTATCCCAGTTCGTACAGATTCTCGAGTTCATAGCCCAGGACGATCCACTCGCGGCACGCCGGTTCGAACGTCGTGCCCGGACGCGACTGCGGCGACTCGAGCGGTTCCCTTCATCCGGGAGAAGGATCCCAGAGTCCCCCGAATCGTCGACGCGAGAGATCTTGGTCGGAGAGTACCGCTTCTTTTACGAGGTTGGGACGAGTACCGTACGGATCGTAGCCGTCTGGCACGGCGCGCGACGCGTTCGAGGTCCGTCATGAACCCGATCCTCGAAACACCCAGACTCGGTCTCCGAGAACTCGAACCTGCCGACCTCGACTTCGTCGCCCGGATGATGGGCGACGCCGAGGTCATGCGGCACTACCCGAAGGTGCTCGACCGCGACGAGTCCAGGAATTGGCTCGACCGGCAGCTCGCGCGGTACGCCGACGACGGCCACGGACTCTGGCTCGTCGAGCTTCGCGACACCGGCGAGCCGGTCGGCCAGGTCGGGCTGATTCGACAGACCGTCGAAGGTGTCTCCGAACGCGAGATCGGCTGGTTGCTCCACCGTCCGTTCTGGGGACACGGTTACGCGACCGAAGCGGCGTCCGCGGTGCGGGACCACGCGTTCACGACGTGGGAGCTCCCGTACGTCGTCTCGTTGATCCGCCCGGTCAACGTCCCGTCTCAGGCGGTCGCGCGGCGGATCGGGATGGCGCCGACGCGGCAGGTGGAGTTCCACGGGTTCGAGCACGTGGTGTGGAGGGTGGAGCGGACGTCGGCGATGCCCTCTTTGCGCTGACCGCCCTCGCGCCCCATGTTCCCTCCGTCCTTTCCGGAGGGTCCCCATCATGCGTTACGGAATCGTGATCGCGCTCGGGCTGGCGACGCTCCCCGCGCTCGCGGACGAGAAGGTCGAAGTCGTTCGCCGCGCCGAGCAGCCGCTTGCCGCGAAGGGGACGGTCCGCGTCGAGAACCTGCT
It contains:
- a CDS encoding NAD(P)(+) transhydrogenase (Re/Si-specific) subunit beta; its protein translation is MTTTFANATYVLASLLFIMSLKGLSQPESARRGNLLGTVGMFLAILVTGALLFSPGATGHGPAAPSTYGLLAAMIGVGCVIGAVLAARVAMTQMPELVAMLHSFVGIAAVLVGIATQMAGSHGDTAGLAHVFEIFIGVFVGAITFTGSVVAFLKLRGSLSGKPLLLPARHFLNLALVTGCVVASVVGIPAEPATALNMLLVVTVLSCILGIHLVAAIGGGDMPVVVSMLNSYSGWAAAAAGFMLSNDLLIVTGALVGASGAILSYIMCEAMNRSIWNVIFGGFGTEGGKPAVAAAGTGGPVRETNVGEVGGLLTGAKKVIFVPGYGMAVAQAQHVVKEITEQLGKKGVEVRYAIHPVAGRLPGHMNVLLAEAGVSYEIVKEMDEINEDFPKTDVAVIIGANDIVNPSALDDPGSPIYGMPVLEVWKAGKVVMLKRSMNAGYAGVDNPLCYRENTLMLFGDAKQSVSKLLASVQAEG
- a CDS encoding nucleotidyltransferase domain-containing protein, with the translated sequence MSGRPGPEAVAEVRRRLEAIEREEGVVVLLAVESGSRAWGFASDDSDYDTRFLYVRPPDWYLTVDLERRRDVLERPIVDDYDVNGWDLRKALRLFRKSNPPLLEWLQCPIVYAERFSVAQRLRAMIPTHFDPRAGFHHYLHMARGNFREYLRGDEVWRKKYFYVLRPLLAIRWIEAGSGAPPIEFERLVDATVEDPALRRAIDALIAEKRAGAELARAPRVEAISAFVEAELGRHEATEAPRPEVAPPIEELNVLFRETLREVWG
- a CDS encoding GNAT family N-acetyltransferase codes for the protein MNPILETPRLGLRELEPADLDFVARMMGDAEVMRHYPKVLDRDESRNWLDRQLARYADDGHGLWLVELRDTGEPVGQVGLIRQTVEGVSEREIGWLLHRPFWGHGYATEAASAVRDHAFTTWELPYVVSLIRPVNVPSQAVARRIGMAPTRQVEFHGFEHVVWRVERTSAMPSLR